The following nucleotide sequence is from Parasteatoda tepidariorum isolate YZ-2023 unplaced genomic scaffold, CAS_Ptep_4.0 HiC_scaffold_1484, whole genome shotgun sequence.
TAcccatcaaattaaaaatttaaattgcttaNtagtttttttttttttttttttttaatttagaaaattgttattaggatggtaaaaaatgacaattgggtcaattgacatttttatattttttattgtcttgCAGTTAAACTaccaattacatttaattaaaaaaatttttttttgttcagattttaatattaaattttttactaatgaaTGAATAGATCTGTCCAAGGCCTAATGCACCAATGTATCCCTAGagttaattaaactaaaaaactgtatattttttactatatgttttaaatcaataaatgaatgCCTCAATTTCCAATCTGgattattaaagttttgaatgCATATAGTTAagtatttctgtaaattttgcGGGCTTTGTtaaattgtcataaaaataccaaaaaaattaaattgtgcactatattttattttgatttaataatttttagaattctaagaaattgcaATCAANCAGAtcctatttataatttttttttttttgttttttttttttaggatttagAGTTTCATGGGGCTATGAGGTTTTATTTCCAAGATGCTGGTCAAAAGGTAGCTAATAAATGCATAAGGGTTGCCAGCACAGCAACTACATCAGACGTAATAGGaacattaatagaaaaattccGTCCAGATATTCGAATGCTTTCTATTCCTGAATATGCACTTTATGTAATTCTTGAAAATGGAGGTATGTATGGAAATGAAGGAAACataattcttatattattttttttaataaaaaagaataatgtttttttcattgttattttaaatgttttttttaccattatgtTTGCAGAGGAGAGGAAGTTAAAAGGAGATGAGAGGTTCCTTCTTGTGCAGCTAGACTGGCATAGAGATGACCGAGAAGGGAGATTTCTTCTTCGACGCATGGATGAAAAGTCCTATGTATGTTCtacttaactaaaatatatacctataaaaaaaaaatatatatatataaataaaaaaaaacatttgtctgtgtttttaaataattatggatttctcatttttgaaatgttatagaTCCTATTTAACtggatttaattaagaatttaaaaacttttgtgaaaagtacaaatttttaaggattttatgaatattaaatatgaaaggtGTCAATTTAGTGCCGTCATCTTTCTAGCGTTAAAATCTTTAGTTTTGGAATCAGTGTTATTTGCAATATTAGAAATAgaagaattatagaaattgaGGATTTAATTTAACTGCttgaaacagtattttttttattgtctgctAAGTTAATTTAAGTCTGATTAACCTGTTTACTAGATGAGCTTCTGGAGTTCTGAGCTCAAGATTCATAGAATTTCAATTCATTCTCACCTGAGATTTAACAATAAaggcagttttttaaaaatatataaggccAAAATTTGAGACTCTGTATAGACTATAATATTTAAGACATACCTTGAAgttgtttatcaaattttttttaatgcttttaaactgAACCTTATGTATCTGTTTAGTTTGAAGGaaggtgaaatatttttaaactttattttaagcagGAAAACTACTTACAGCTTGCAAATTTGATAAACTGTTactggttaaaattttttttttctttttaactttatttgaaaattttatgcaaaataaaatttctacagcaaatagatttttcttcttcaaaatatcctggttttaatttcatatttgtatttcAGATCTCTAGTATAGATGCTTGtgataatgaaaatttcaaaaaaaaattatctaaacgTGAGAAGAAGAGGAAAGAAAAGCGAGAGAGACtgaaggtttttatttttctcttttatatttactttcataTCTGTTAGCATATaacttttctcaaattttgtaactttttattttgcagttgttattttatgtattataattcTCCTAACttgtacaaaaacaaattatattgtaaaaataaaaaaaagatacaatttGTCCCACCTTTTGTTAACTCAAATTAGATCAAATTGTatgcataaaaaagaattaggTAGGTTTTATATTAAGAGTTAGTGTTCAAtgactaaatataatttataattctgttaattaaaattctgttaaataaataagcatttaatataGTCTAAATAATCCCTTCCCTCTTTGCTGATCCTGAGCTATTTgcgttttatctttttattttaaaattttatttttaaattgctctgtGACCACCTTGATTCTACTAAGAGTTTTGTTCAGTGCAATTAGTGTTTATTTATCAACAACTTCTTTAAAATCTGTAAAGAATTAAGTTGAGTTGTAATCTTTAATCAAGAACATTCAAAGTTCTACATAAtgtcattttttgaatttatttgtttgttttctcaaatttattagTAGCTTGTTAGAGTAATAATCACTTTATGGCTTCTTTTCATCGTCTAGAGGTCTATCTGATCAATAAGCagacttaaataaaatgaattacttaCCGTGATcacaatttcaattaaaaaactttttgcaaacaattataataaactcTTAGATATTGTAATACTAATTAACtattgaaactttgaaaaatctccgatttttttcctttcaaaaatgcctttaattttttgaaaaactttacgTTGATTAAATTTAAGGCACACtggtatttataataaatagaatgtCATAATCACGGAAAAATGCGACTGTGCAAAGCACGGAAAGAAATTCTGGTGTAATCTCTGCAAGATAGACCTGTGGGTTAAGATTAGGAAATTTTgactatttatctttttaaatgagtattactgaaaaaactttctgctatgtttgtaaatttaaaaatattgactgcagggtaaaataaggaattttagaccattttttgtttataatgagTGATACTAAATAGTTTTCTGTGATGTTAACAAATTACATTTGTGATCACATGTTCATGTATATTATGTTTTAGcagatttttactttatattttaaccatCTATAAAAGAATAACTGCTTACAAGTAAACATGTCTTGATCTTCAGTATAAGTTGATAGTTatctattgcaaaaaaactttcttgtgtacattttgaaatgttggcagctttaattttacagtattattaGGTTGACTATATATATTTGGATGATTGTCTATATTATGCAAATGAAAGTATCCTTTGTATGTTTACTCCAAAAGTGCTatcctattaatttttatattgcaattGCAGGCTGCTGAAGATAGTAAGAAAGATGGCATAGCTGAGCGACTATAATCTGAACTTCCAGAAACAAGTTTTACTCGATCAATTTCCAATCCATAAGCAGTTATGCGAAGAAGGAGGCAGCAAATATTAGAGAAAAAACTTCAGCAGTTTTGTCAAGAGGGTGGCACTGATgcaggtaattaaaaaatttaaaaaaaaaaaactgatcttcaattaactctttttctgtgtttaattttaatatgtattttcatagatgcacttttttttataagagataaaaaatttcaattaatcaagtaaatttatcataaactgctttcaccaaatatttttctttggaaaaacgaAGTTTTGGGAGTCATTGGAAATATTTACGTTGATATAAGAAAAANAAATTACATTTGTGATCACATGTTCATGTATATTATGTTTTAGCAAATATTTGCTTCATATTTCAACCATCTATAAAAGAATAACTGCTTACAAGTAAACATGTCTTGATCTTCAGTATAAGTTGATAGTTatctattgcaaaaaaactttcttgtgtacattttgaaatgttggcagctttaattttacagtattattaGGTAGACTATATATATTTGGATGATTGTCTATATTATGCAAATGAAAGTATCCTTTGTATGTTTACTTCAAAAGTGCTatcctattaatttttatattgcaattGCAGGCTGCTGAAGATAGTAAGAAAGATGGTATAGCTGAGCGACTATACTCTGAACTTCCAGAAACAAGCTTTACTCGATCAATTTACAATCCAGAAGCAGTTATGCGAAGAAGGTGGCAGCAAATATTAGAGAAAAAACTTCAACAGTTTTATCAAGAGGGTGGCACTGATgcaggtaattaaaaatttaaaaaaaaactgatcttcaattaatttattttctatgctTAATTTTAATCTGTATTTTCATAGATGCACTTCCTTttataagagataaaaaatttcaattaatcaagcaggggtctgtttaaaagaaatttgggtccgttaacggaccctgaAATCTCAGGATGGCAAAATAGCCTGGTAAAACTTTGTTTCCCACTTCAAGAATTATCTTCAGAGTTGAGACTTACTTCTGCTGTCTAAATGTCCAAGTAATATTCCATCTATCGGCGATGTGTTGCTTAGAAAACATCGCTTCATCTTTTCTAAATGCTTTCTTTTGGATAATAATGTGGACATTTGAACAGCGCTCTTTCCTTCATCAGAGCCGAgcaatatttttgagatatctCATTCTTCATTTAAGAGGATGGCACAATAGTCTGGTAACACTGTTTCCCACTTCAAGAATTATCTTCAGAGTTAAGACATTTACTTCTGCTCTCTAAATGTCCAAGTAATATTACATCTATCAGCGATGTGTTGCTTAGAAAACATCACCTCATCTTTTCTAAGTGCTTTCCTTTGGACAATACTGTGGACATTTGAACAGCGCTCTTTCCTTCATCTGTGCTGAGTAACATTTTTGAGAAATCTCAGGATGGCAAAATAGCCTGGTAACACTTTGTTTCCCACTTCAAGAATTATCTTCAGAGTTGAGACTTACATCTGCTGTCTAAATGTCCAAGTAATATTTCATCTATCGGCGATGTGTTGCTTAGAAAACATCGCCTCATCTTTTCTAAATGCTTTCTTTTGGACAATAATGTGGACATTTGAACAGAGCTCTTTCCTTAATCAGTATagagcaatatttttgaaaattctcatTCTTTATTTAAGAGGATGGCAAAATAGCTTGGTAACACTGTTTCCCACTGCAAGAATTATCTTCAGAGTTAAGACACTTACTTCGGCTGTCTGAATTTCCAAGTAATATTTAGCCCATTGGCGatgttttgtttagaaaaatgcatacctgccaCTGAGTACTCCCGTGGTGTGAAATATGGTAAATTCATTAAGTGAATAATCTGCCTTCAGACGCTTGTGAAGTAATTGGATACGTCATGTAACATCTGCATTATCAAGGTTAAACAAAATCAGTGAACCAATTTTTCTGGCTCTTCAGTGTTATATGTAAATGACGAAAATTGATAGGGAAGAaagctaaaaattgaaaatatgtaagGAATCCCTgtgaattagaataaaattttttttgtaaaaaaaattggaatattgAAATGACCCTTCTTTTTCAActctaaatttctgaaaaagaaaagcgGAGAAAGGACAAAAGAAGCATTtatcagcatttaaaaatttttaatcgaaagaaaggaaacagaaaattgaaatattttatttaaaaaaaatctgatgaaaaggtatatcttatttttttcataaaaattttaattttgggggagaaaaaaaaattgaaatattgaagttttgtattgtgtttattcaaataattatctaGGTTTCCGTCATTCGGCTGTCTAAATGTCCAAGTAATATTTCATCTATCAGCGATGTGTTGCTTAGAAAATATCCTCACCTTTTCTAAATGCTTTCTTTTGGACAATAATGTGGACATTTGAACAGCACTCTTTCCTTCATCAGTGCTGAGTAACTTTTTTGAGAAATCTCAGGATGGCAAAATAGCCTGGTAACACTTTGTTTCCCACTTCAAGAATTATCTTCAGAGTTGAGACTTACTTCTGCTGTCTAAATGTCCAAGTATTATTCCATCTATCGGCGATGTGTTGCTTAGAAAACATCGCCTCATCTTTTCTAAATGCTTTCTTTTGGACAATAATGTGGACATTTGAAGAGAGCTCTTTCCTTAATCAGTgtagagtaatatttttgaaaaatctcatTCTTCATTTAAGAGGATGGCAAAATAGCCTGGTAACACTGTTTCCAACTTCAAGAATTATCTTCAGAGTTGAGACTTACTTTTGCTGTCTAAATGTCCAAGTATTATTCCATATATCAGCGATGTTTTGCTTAGAAAACATCGCCTCATCTTTTCTAAATCGTTACTCTTGGACAATAATGTGGATAATTGAACAGAGCTCTTTCTTTCATCTGTGAagagcaatatttttgaaaaatctcacTCTTCATTTAAGACGATGGCGGCAAAATAACCTGGTAACACTGTTTCCCACTTCAAGAATTATCTTCAGAGTTAAAGCACTTACTTCGGCTGTCTGAATGTCCAAGTAATATTTAACACATTGGctatgttttgttttgaaaaatgcatacctgccaTTGAGTACTCCCGTGGTGGGAAATATAGTAAATTCATTAAGTGAATAATCTGCCTTCAGACGCTTGTGAAGTAATTGGATACGTCATGTAACATCTGCATTATCAAGGTTAA
It contains:
- the LOC107445864 gene encoding afadin isoform X1; the encoded protein is MRFYFQDAGQKVANKCIRVASTATTSDVIGTLIEKFRPDIRMLSIPEYALYVILENGEERKLKGDERFLLVQLDWHRDDREGRFLLRRMDEKSYISSIDACDNENFKKKLSKREKKRKEKRERLKAAEDSKKDGIAERL